Sequence from the Thermocaproicibacter melissae genome:
CATCTCTTGGTCGAATTCCTCGTCAACATCAACAAGGTACCGAAATTCTCTGCTGTAATCCTGCTGCAATGTTTTGATGAAATCAGAACTTTTTGTGTTGTCGTCCAAGTAAATTTCCAAAGTCTCTCGTTGGAAATCCGGTTCCAGCCTCAGCATACCGCCATAGGTGAGAAATGCGGTGGGACCTCCCATGCTGATGCCCTGCGTAAAGCAGCCTTTCACAGATGCGAAAACCCGATGATCCGCCGAGATTGATGTCGAGCAGAATCAGTTTCACCTGGTTGTGTTCCAGAAAATCGAAGCACGCCTTTTCATCCGCCGCCCAGAACGTGCGGACACCGAACATATTGAAATATTCGCATGTACTCTGCGACAGGGCCTCTTCGTCATCCACAAGCAGACAATCGTAGTTTGCCATCTCATTTCGCTCCCTTTTTCCCCTATTGCCACCATTATAACATGACAAAGAGGAAAATTCTGCATCATTTCCCGGATCTGGGCAAAAAATCAGCCTGCCGATTAACGCGGCAGGCTGTCTTATGTAAGAGGCTGTTGTCTTTGCGGAAACTCAGTTTTGAATGACCTTTAGTCGGGCAGCGTTATCTTCTCCGGTAATGACATAGCAGTCACCCTCTTCAATCGGTTTGCTGAAACGGCGAAGCAAATTCATGCTGACGTCTACTATTTTGATTTTGGACAAGTCCTCACAAATGAACAGGTACCTTAGTTCCTTCATGCATTTGAGCATATCGGGCGCACTGTAAGAAATCGAAGCGTTTTCAATCGAGCCGAAAACGAAAAGCACCTTAAACTGCCTGTAATCTTTTATCATGCGCTTATACAAATCGACGGTTTCCCCGGAAACCACACCCTCCGAAAAGGCATTGGAATTGCGGATGACGCAAAGCAGCAGAGGCTCGCCGGACAAGACGGAGATTCCCGATTCGCGGACTTTTTCTTTCCTTGACTGAAGCGTTTCCTCCATCTCATGGAGCACTGCCTCAAAATCATTGATTTCGACCGAATACTTGCGGACGAACTCTGCCGTTGAGAAAGGCTGAAGCTTCTTGTCATAATCATCAATAATATAGCCTTCAACAGGGCAGTCGGAGGCATGATTCTGACAGTACTCGAGAATCAAGGTCAGCAGGCGGGCTTGGGTGTCCTCGGAACGGCCGCTGATGCCAATTGTCAGCGCTCTGCTCAAATCGCTGAGGAAGAACTCCACACTGTCGTAATCAATCCCCATCGGTACGCGGTATGGCAGAAGTAGACTGTGGTCGATATTCTCTTCGACGTATTTTTGGTCGAGCCGTGCTGGGACTTCCGGAATCTTTCTCGCAGATACTCCTGCATTGGCTTGATTTTTCTCCTCGATAAAGCTCTGAATCGCCCTTACACGGTCGATTTCCTTTTCCCCTTCAAAGGCCAAATACGTCTGGTATTCATACACCACCTTGTCAATCAATACGAGGCCTCGGCCGGGCACATTCTTCGGCTGCAGGTGACACCGATCAAATAAAGTGCCGTATTCGTCGGATTGGTTGCAGAAAAGGCAGATTCGATTGGGAAAATTGCTCATAAATTTATAACCGATGCCGCTTGTCTGGAGCGAAGTCATCACAATGCAAATGCCGACCGATACACCTTCCCGAATAATGGAGGTGAGGTTATCCTCGTACTGCGGATACAGTTCTCTCAAACCAAGGAAATTGTCGATCAGCACGACGATTTGCGGAATATCGGTATACCCGGCTTCACGATAAGAGGAGAATGACGTAATGCCGAGTTTGGCAAACGTTTCTTTTCTCTTCTTCATTTCAAAAGTCATCATTTTGAAGAAGTTCTTGAGTTTTTCGTCCTCCGCGGCAAGGACAACGCCGCCCACATGGCAGAGTGAATCGAAAACCTTAAGCGCCATCGAAGCAAAGTCAAGAATATACAGGTTGACATCCCGTGGAGAATAACGATCAGCAATTCCGCGGATAATCAACTGCAGCAGGTTCGT
This genomic interval carries:
- a CDS encoding response regulator, which produces MANYDCLLVDDEEALSQSTCEYFNMFGVRTFWAADEKACFDFLEHNQVKLILLDINLGGSSGFRICERLLYAGHQHGRSHRISHLWRYAEAGTGFPTRDFGNLLGRQHKKF